A portion of the Cryptomeria japonica chromosome 5, Sugi_1.0, whole genome shotgun sequence genome contains these proteins:
- the LOC131055920 gene encoding protein SRG1, with protein sequence MFNSATVFDTSKGTSKTFSVPVDQELASQHLHSLPQRYIRSEKERPSACPTSHLDIPIIDMDMFWGESDFCRQKEMEKLGIACQQCGFFQAVNHGIPLPLLDRMKGIMRDFFQSPLEEKLKYEVQERDGYGQAFIASDDQKLDWADRLFLTISPPENRKMKFWPSKPVDFRETVDQYTVEVEKLGNTVLSLLSENVGLTPDCFINMFGKVSQTMRMNYYPPCPRPDLVFGLSPHSDATILTMLLQDDETVGLQICKDGKWIPVQPIPGALVISIGDMLEVTSNGIYKSIEHRAVTSTDRDRISIACFTVQVRKQKWVLLLSS encoded by the exons ATGTTTAATTCAGCCACCGTATTTGATACTTCTAAGGGTACTTCAAAAACGTTTTCAGTTCCTGTTGATCAGGAATTGGCATCTCAGCACCTTCACAGCCTTCCTCAAAGGTATATCAGGTCAGAGAAGGAGCGCCCAAGTGCATGTCCTACTAGTCATTTGGATATCCCTATAATTGATATGGACATGTTTTGGGGGGAATCAGATTTCTGCAGGCAAAAGGAAATGGAAAAGCTTGGAATTGCATGTCAACAATGTGGATTTTTTCAG GCTGTAAATCATGGAATTCCTCTGCCTCTGCTGGACAGGATGAAGGGAATTATGAGAGATTTCTTTCAATCACCGCTGGAAGAAAAACTCAAGTATGAAGTGCAAGAGCGTGACGGCTATGGCCAGGCCTTCATAGCCTCAGATGACCAAAAACTGGACTGGGCTGATAGACTGTTCTTGACCATTTCACCTCCagagaatagaaaaatgaaatttTGGCCATCAAAACCTGTAGACTTCAG AGAAACCGTGGATCAATATACTGTTGAAGTTGAAAAGCTTGGCAATACAGTTCTTTCCCTTTTATCAGAGAATGTTGGGCTAACACCAGACTGTTTCATTAACATGTTTGGAAAAGTGTCACAGACAATGCGAATGAATTACTACCCACCCTGTCCAAGACCAGATCTGGTTTTTGGCTTAAGCCCTCATTCAGATGCAACTATTTTGACAATGTTGCTGCAGGATGATGAAACAGTAGGGTTACAGATCTGTAAGGATGGCAAATGGATTCCAGTTCAACCCATCCCCGGTGCCCTGGTTATAAGTATTGGGGACATGCTCGAG GTAACAAGCAATGGAATATATAAGAGCATTGAGCACAGAGCGGTCACAAGCACAGACAGGGATCGAATCTCCATTGCATGTTTTACAGTCCAGGTAAGGAAACAGAAGTGGGTCCTGCTCCTGAGCTCATAG
- the LOC131055918 gene encoding protein SRG1: protein MFNSTLVFNPSDGTSKRFSVPIVQELASQNLHSLPQRYIRSEAERPNIFPLPHLDIPVIDMGMFLRDSDVCKQKELGKLGIACQEWGFFQAVNHRIPLSLMERMKGIMREFIQLPLEEKLKYEVQELEGYGQAILASEDQILDWADAMYLTTLPPENRKMNFWPTKPVDFREVVEQYAVEIQKLGNTVLSLLSENVGLKPDCFINMCGEMAQVMRLNYYPPCPRPDLVLGICPHSDGHGLTVLLQDDETVGLQICKDGEWIPVQPIPGALVVNIGDMLEVISNGIYKSIEHRAVTNMDRDRISIAMFYGPGRETEVGPAPELIDELHPCRYRRFIRADYIRHFFSGRLDGKKKIEFAKIES from the exons ATGTTTAATTCAACCTTGGTATTTAATCCATCTGATGGAACTTCAAAAAGGTTTTCAGTTCCTATTGTTCAGGAATTGGCATCTCAGAATCTTCACAGCCTTCCTCAAAGGTATATCAGATCAGAGGCAGAGCGCCCAAATATCTTTCCTCTTCCTCATTTGGACATCCCTGTAATTGATATGGGCATGTTTTTGAGAGATTCAGATGTCTGCAAGCAAAAGGAACTGGGAAAACTTGGTATTGCTTGCCAGGAGTGGGGATTTTTTCAG GCTGTGAATCATAGAATTCCTTTGTCTCTGATGGAAAGAATGAAGGGAATTATGAGGGAATTCATTCAACTACCTTTGGAAGAAAAGCTCAAATATGAAGTGCAAGAGCTTGAAGGTTATGGCCAGGCCATTTTAGCCTCAGAGGACCAAATACTGGACTGGGCAGATGCTATGTACTTGACAACTCTACCTCCAGagaatagaaaaatgaattttTGGCCAACAAAGCCAGTGGACTTCAG AGAAGTTGTGGAACAATACGCCGTTGAAATTCAGAAGCTTGGTAATACTGTTCTTTCCCTTTTATCAGAGAATGTTGGACTAAAACCAGACTGTTTCATCAACATGTGTGGGGAAATGGCACAGGTAATGCGATTGAATTACTACCCACCTTGCCCAAGACCAGACCTGGTTTTAGGCATATGCCCTCATTCAGATGGACATGGTTTGACAGTATTGCTGCAGGATGATGAAACAGTGGGGCTACAAATCTGTAAGGATGGTGAATGGATTCCTGTTCAACCCATCCCTGGTGCTCTGGTTGTCAATATTGGGGACATGCTTGag GTAATAAGCAATGGAATATATAAGAGCATTGAGCACAGAGCGGTCACAAACATGGATAGAGATAGAATCTCCATTGCCATGTTTTATGGTCCAGGTAGAGAAACGGAAGTGGGTCCTGCTCCTGAGCTCATAGATGAGTTGCATCCCTGTCGATACAGAAGATTCATTCGTGCAGACTATATTCGGCATTTCTTTTCTGGCAGGCTTGatgggaagaagaaaattgaatttgCCAAAATCGAATCATAA